A segment of the Chitinophagaceae bacterium genome:
AACCGCAATTGCATAATACTGACCAACTGCAGGCGAATTTGCTTTAAACCAGTTGTCACCATCATCATAAGAAATATTCAATCCACCATCATTGCCATTAATGATGTGCGAATCTTTCTTTGGATTAATCCACAACACATGATGATCGGAATGCACATTACCTTTATCCATATTCTTAAATGTTTTTCCAGCATCCTTACTCAGCCATGCATTTACACCCAGTACAACAATTTTATCTGCATTGGTTGGTGAAACATATATTTTGGCGAAATAATATCCATAGGTACTGAATGCCTGCGGCAGTTTGTTATTCACCAGCTTCCATGTTTTACCGGCATCATCGCTGCGGTACACTTCACATCCTTTAATGGCCGAATTGCTGAAACCATCATCACCTGCATCAAAATAATCCCACAAAGCAATAGGTTGAATTTTATCTGCCTTCAGCATTTCTTTTACAACTCCTGCTGTATATTTTGCAGGAAAACGTTGCTTCCGTAAAAATGTTTCCAGTTTTTTATAATCTGCTGCAAGCAATTGCTCTTTGCTGATGGTTTTGAAATCCTTCAGCTGAAAAACAGTATCGGATGGTTCCACTTTCTTTGAAGTATCAGGTTTTGGTTCATAATTATCAATCACCGCATAAACAGTATTTGGATTTTGCGGATAAACGGCCAATCCTATTCTTCCTAATTTTTTTCCTTCAGCAAAACCACTGCCGGGTGCAGTAATCAATGCCCATGTATTACCACCATCTGCACTTTTATAAATACCCGATGTTGGACCGCTTTCTTCAAACGTCCATCCCCTTCTTGTACGGTACCAAACAGCTGCATACAATTCAAGCGGATTGTTTGGATTCATTTCCATTTCAACCGCACCTGTGTTTTCATTTATAAACAAAGTGAGTTTCCATGTTTTACCGCCATCGGTTGTTTTATAAACACCACGTTCTTTGTTGGCTGAATATAAATGACCCAGTGCTGCAACCCATGCAGTATTAGGATCGGTAGGATGCAGTTGAACTTTTCCGATATGATGACTTTCGGGTAAGCCAAGATACTCCCATGTTTTTCCTTCATCCATACTCTTATACACACCATTGCCTGCATAAGAAGAACGGCTGCTGTTTACCTCACCTGTTCCTATCCAGATAATCCGGTTGCCATACCATTTCACAGCGATATCGCCAATGGTCATTACATCTTCATTATCGAAAATGGGGCTGAATGACTGTCCATTGTTTTTTGTGTACCAAAGACCACCGCTGGCATAAGCCACATAAAACTCTGTAGGGTCCTGCGGATTTACATCTATATCTGTTACACGGCCGCTCATAACTGTAGGGCCGATATTGCGGAATTTCACATCTTTCAGTAAGGACTTCTTTTCCAGTTCTTTCCGTACCAGCATTCCTTTTTGTCTTTCTTCAGCGGTGCTTGGCTTGATTTGTGCACCCAAGGAAAGGGAAATAAGCAGAAAAGAGAGAATCGGGATAACTTTGTACAGGCAATTTTTAAAACTTGCTGTCGTTTTTAGTGGGAGCATTGGTTTTGGTTTTTTAAATCTCATGTTATGAAAGGAAGAACAGTTTCAAACTTACGAATGTTGATGTTAAGTGCAGTAGCCCTTTTTCTTTTTTGGATGAACGGCA
Coding sequences within it:
- a CDS encoding glycosyl hydrolase, encoding MLPLKTTASFKNCLYKVIPILSFLLISLSLGAQIKPSTAEERQKGMLVRKELEKKSLLKDVKFRNIGPTVMSGRVTDIDVNPQDPTEFYVAYASGGLWYTKNNGQSFSPIFDNEDVMTIGDIAVKWYGNRIIWIGTGEVNSSRSSYAGNGVYKSMDEGKTWEYLGLPESHHIGKVQLHPTDPNTAWVAALGHLYSANKERGVYKTTDGGKTWKLTLFINENTGAVEMEMNPNNPLELYAAVWYRTRRGWTFEESGPTSGIYKSADGGNTWALITAPGSGFAEGKKLGRIGLAVYPQNPNTVYAVIDNYEPKPDTSKKVEPSDTVFQLKDFKTISKEQLLAADYKKLETFLRKQRFPAKYTAGVVKEMLKADKIQPIALWDYFDAGDDGFSNSAIKGCEVYRSDDAGKTWKLVNNKLPQAFSTYGYYFAKIYVSPTNADKIVVLGVNAWLSKDAGKTFKNMDKGNVHSDHHVLWINPKKDSHIINGNDGGLNISYDDGDNWFKANSPAVGQYYAIAVDDAKPYNVYGGFQDNGTWYGPSNNKESSDWHDGGNYAFKSINGGDGMQVQVDTRDNNTVYTGSQFGSYARIDKSKPSFQGRVSVRPAHELGEKPLRFNWQSPILLSKHNQDVFYFGSNRFHRSFNKGENSVNLSADLTGGKKEGNVPFGTLVTMSESPLRFGLIYTGSDDGFIHVTKDGGYTWAAVHTKLPKNVQGLYVSRVIASKFKEGRVYATLNGYRNDQFNAYVFVSEDYGTSWKQICLDLPVEPVNVIKEDPKAENVLYIGTDHGLYVSVDGGASTMAWAGSLPRVPVHDIAIQERENEIVLGTHGRSIYIASLSEVQKLGTDKAYYEKKKSELK